The following are from one region of the Magallana gigas chromosome 6, xbMagGiga1.1, whole genome shotgun sequence genome:
- the LOC136276576 gene encoding uncharacterized protein, whose translation MLRVRNQRASKARSPYAAVPNGANTVVSSSVLARGRRGNRRGGQVRQPVANSSNINAPPTQATPPTPAAPATQSSTEAGQGMSRSGMIGMIPHNMPPIVNHTPDAPSALSSHVPTNMNQGIDNKPQDGKPTCNLLHKLWDIGSTPINTSNFDSLLRHGHEE comes from the exons ATGCTGAGAGTAAGGAACCAAAGGGCATCTAAGGCGAGAAGCCCATACGCAGCCGTGCCAAATGGAGCAAATACAGTTGTCTCGAGTAGTGTATTGGCACGAGGTCGTCGCGGAAATCGTCGAGGAGGTCAAGTGAGACAGCCCGTTGCAAACAGCTCCAATATTAATGCTCCTCCGACACAAGCGACTCCTCCAACACCTGCGGCTCCGGCGACACAGTCGTCAACTGAAGCAGGCCAGGGAATGTCACGGAGCGGGATGATTGGGATGATTCCTCACAACATGCCGCCCATAGTTAACCACACCCCTGACGCACCAAGTGCCTTGTCGTCACATGTTCCCACCAACATGAATCAAG GAATCGACAACAAACCACAGGACGGCAAACCTACATGTAACTTGTTACATAAATTATGGGATATTGGCAGCACTCCAATCAATACATCTAACTTCGATTCTTTACTG CGTCATGGCCATGAAGAATAG